One window of the Solanum stenotomum isolate F172 chromosome 11, ASM1918654v1, whole genome shotgun sequence genome contains the following:
- the LOC125844008 gene encoding uncharacterized protein LOC125844008, whose translation MSDETSTTATAPSAVTTAAGDQDTDSSTTLNKPHIRWSDSYTKAHDAIQSLSSILPSVPPSLSYSETPAACLLRDTETAAQISKLLRQPDSGAGDDNLCRWLYDTFQSNEPELHLVVLRFLPVIAGVYLSKVNLHKPLAGFEAVLLALYAHETSSRNSQSITVNIPDLSHSSIYHETNKAAKNSATELNLAVISPTLEPYGTVRSMKRGRIVGVALELYYAKIPQIPVESKLEFCEFCRIWSSGQLGEDNGDLKRRIHLPWELLQPILRILGHCLMGHKKDEKLYESAISAIGCLYERALHDLNTKAMLATGSLLQLVKLATECEDVDYTEITETNTITL comes from the coding sequence ATGTCCGACGAAACCTCCACCACAGCCACCGCTCCCTCCGCCGTCACCACGGCTGCCGGCGACCAAGATACCGACTCCTCCACCACCCTAAACAAACCACACATCCGATGGTCCGATTCCTACACAAAAGCTCACGACGCAATCCAATCATTATCTTCCATTCTCCCTTCCGTCCCTCCTTCACTTTCTTACTCCGAAACTCCGGCAGCCTGCCTCCTCCGTGACACCGAAACCGCCGCACAAATCTCTAAACTCCTCCGTCAACCCGATTCCGGCGCCGGCGACGACAATCTCTGCCGATGGCTTTACGATACATTCCAATCCAACGAACCCGAACTCCACCTCGTCGTCCTCCGATTCCTACCCGTAATCGCCGGTGTTTATCTCTCTAAAGTCAATCTCCATAAACCATTAGCCGGATTCGAAGCTGTTTTACTAGCATTATACGCACACGAAACCTCCAGTCGAAACTCCCAATCCATTACCGTCAACATCCCAGATCTATCACATTCCAGTATTTACCACGAAACAAACAAAGCAGCTAAAAACTCCGCAACAGAACTCAATCTCGCCGTAATTTCCCCAACCTTAGAACCATACGGAACCGTCAGATCAATGAAACGAGGTCGTATCGTTGGGGTAGCATTGGAGTTATATTACGCTAAAATCCCCCAAATTCCAGTTGAATCGAAACTAGAATTCTGCGAATTTTGCAGAATTTGGTCGTCGGGGCAATTGGGGGAAGATAATGGTGATTTGAAAAGGAGGATCCATCTGCCATGGGAGCTGTTGCAGCCAATTTTGAGGATTTTAGGGCATTGTTTAATGGGGCATAAAAAAGATGAGAAATTGTATGAAAGTGCAATTAGTGCAATTGGGTGTTTGTATGAAAGAGCTTTACATGATTTGAATACGAAAGCCATGTTAGCTACTGGTAGTCTTCTTCAGCTAGTGAAATTGGCGACGGAATGTGAAGATGTTGATTATACAGAGATTACAGAGACGAATACTATTACGCTTTGA
- the LOC125844011 gene encoding uncharacterized protein LOC125844011, producing MEDQCSPLSWPYNYYLEEGIEELKHSLVYTTLELENTVISAHEELARKDEEILQLKDLLTRVMKERDEAQGKFQRIGMEKIVLQQQLLQQQQVQVQFQFQKHNQNNVVIESTPISSGTTISHDNQEHDQILKGVVDSNHNNNICVLSNSSDCDENNVVSPPLLVQDLIENVVIKKPLPEKGKFLQAVMEAGPLLQTLLLAGPLPQWQHPPPQLNSIDIPPVTITSPTPRLLHQDSALSSSTGGISPGARTCFGQKRDVVGAGFNIVEGIDTPSKYQKVVHQSSLTNM from the exons atggaagatCAATGTAGCCCTCTTAGCTGGCCTTATAACTACTACCTAGAAGAG GGGATAGAGGAATTGAAGCATTCATTGGTGTACACAACATTGGAATTGGAGAATACTGTGATTTCAGCCCATGAGGAACTTGCAAGAAAAGATGAGGAGATTTTGCAACTTAAGGATCTATTGACTAGAGTTATGAAAGAAAGAGATGAAGCACAAGGCAAATTTCAAAGGATTGGAATGGAGAAAATTGTACTACAACAACAATTGCTCCAACAACAACAAGTACAAGtacaatttcaatttcaaaaacatAACCAAAATAATGTTGTTATAGAAAGTACACCTATTTCTAGTGGCACAACAATTAGTCATGATAATCAAGAACATGACCAAATTTTAAAAGGGGTAGTTGACTCtaaccacaacaacaacatttgtGTACTTTCTAATTCCTCAGATTGTGATGAAAACAATGTTGTTTCACCACCATTATTAGTCCAAGATTTAATCGAAAATGTTGTAATCAAGAAGCCATTGCCAGAGAAGGGGAAATTCTTGCAAGCTGTGATGGAAGCAGGGCCATTACTTCAAACACTTTTACTAGCAGGACCACTACCTCAATGGCAACATCCACCACCACAACTCAACTCAATCGACATTCCTCCGGTCACTATTACCTCCCCTACTCCGCGTTTACTACATCAGGACTCTGCCCTGAGTAGTAGCACCGGGGGAATCTCCCCCGGTGCTAGAACATGTTTTGGGCAAAAAAGGGATGTTGTTGGTGCTGGTTTTAACATTGTTGAAGGCATTGATACTCCTTCAAAGTATCAAAAAGTTGTTCACCAATCATCATTGACCAACATGTAG